In Struthio camelus isolate bStrCam1 chromosome 13, bStrCam1.hap1, whole genome shotgun sequence, the following are encoded in one genomic region:
- the MACROH2A1 gene encoding core histone macro-H2A.1 isoform X4: MSSRGGKKKSTKTSRSAKAGVIFPVGRMLRYIKKGHPKYRIGVGAPVYMAAVLEYLTAEILELAGNAARDNKKGRVTPRHILLAVANDEELNQLLKGVTIASGGVLPNIHPELLAKKRGSKGKLEAIITPPPAKKAKSPSQKKTVTKKAGGKKGARKSKKKQGEVSKSASADSTTEGTPADGFTVLSTKSLFLGQKLQVVQADIATIDSDAVVHPTNSDFYTGGEVGSTLEKKGGKEFVEAVIELRKKNGPLDIAGAVVSAGHGLPAKFVIHCNSPGWGSDKCEELLEKTVKNCLALADEKKLKSIAFPSIGSGRNGFPKQTAAQLILKAISSYFVSTMSSSIKTVYFVLFDSESIGIYVQEMAKLDAN, from the exons ATGTCCAGCAGGGGTGGAAAGAAGAAGTCAACCAAGACTTCCCGCTCCGCAAAGGCTGGGGTCATATTTCCTGTTGGAAGAATGCTACGTTATATTAAGAAAGGTCACCCAAAGTACAGAATTGGTGTTGGTGCTCCAGTGTACATGGCTGCTGTACTTGAATATCTGACTG CGGAAATTCTTGAATTGGCTGGAAATGCAGcaagggacaacaagaagggtcGCGTCACTCCTAGACACATCCTGTTGGCTGTAGCAAATGATGAAGAATTAAATCAG cttttgaaAGGAGTCACCATAGCCAGTGGTGGAGTGTTACCCAATATTCACCCAGAGCTTTTGGCAAAGAAGCGAGGATCAAAAGGAAAACTGGAAGCCATCATCACTCCACCTccagcaaagaaagcaaagtcTCCATCACAGAAAAAAACTGTAACAAAGAAAGCAGGCGGCAAGAAAGGGGCAAGGAAATCCAAG AAGAAGCAGGGAGAAGTGAGCAAATCAGCCAGTGCTGACAGTACAACAGAGGGAACTCCTGCAGATGGTTTCACAGTCCTGTCCACCAAAAGTCTGTTTCTTGGCCAGAAG TTGCAAGTTGTACAGGCTGACATTGCCACGATCGACAGTGATGCTGTCGTTCACCCGACAAACTCTGACTTCTACACCGGTGGTGAAGTAG GGagcactttggaaaagaaaggcGGCAAGGAGTTTGTGGAAGCTGTCATTGAGCTTCGCAAAAAGAACGGGCCGTTGGACATAGCTGGAG CTGTTGTCAGTGCTGGCCACGGATTGCCCGCAAAATTTGTGATCCACTGTAATAGCCCAGGTTGGGGCTCAGACAAATGCGAGGAGCTGCTGGAAAAGACAGTGAAGAACTGCTTGGCTCTGGCTGATGAAAAGAAGCTGAAATCAATTGCATTTCCTTCGATTGGCAGTGGCAG AAACGGCTTCCCAAAGCAAACGGCTGCTCAGCTGATCCTGAAAGCCATCTCCAGCTATTTTGTGTCAACAATGTCCTCTTCAATCAAGACGGTGTATTTTGTGCTCTTTGACAGTGAGAGTATAGGGATATATGTGCAGGAAATGGCCAAACTAGATGCCAACTAA
- the MACROH2A1 gene encoding core histone macro-H2A.1 isoform X2: MSSRGGKKKSTKTSRSAKAGVIFPVGRMLRYIKKGHPKYRIGVGAPVYMAAVLEYLTAEILELAGNAARDNKKGRVTPRHILLAVANDEELNQLLKGVTIASGGVLPNIHPELLAKKRGSKGKLEAIITPPPAKKAKSPSQKKTVTKKAGGKKGARKSKKKQGEVSKSASADSTTEGTPADGFTVLSTKSLFLGQKLNLIHSEISNLAGFEVEAIINPTNADIDLKDDLGSTLEKKGGKEFVEAVIELRKKNGPLDIAGAVVSAGHGLPAKFVIHCNSPGWGSDKCEELLEKTVKNCLALADEKKLKSIAFPSIGSGRNGFPKQTAAQLILKAISSYFVSTMSSSIKTVYFVLFDSESIGIYVQEMAKLDAN; this comes from the exons ATGTCCAGCAGGGGTGGAAAGAAGAAGTCAACCAAGACTTCCCGCTCCGCAAAGGCTGGGGTCATATTTCCTGTTGGAAGAATGCTACGTTATATTAAGAAAGGTCACCCAAAGTACAGAATTGGTGTTGGTGCTCCAGTGTACATGGCTGCTGTACTTGAATATCTGACTG CGGAAATTCTTGAATTGGCTGGAAATGCAGcaagggacaacaagaagggtcGCGTCACTCCTAGACACATCCTGTTGGCTGTAGCAAATGATGAAGAATTAAATCAG cttttgaaAGGAGTCACCATAGCCAGTGGTGGAGTGTTACCCAATATTCACCCAGAGCTTTTGGCAAAGAAGCGAGGATCAAAAGGAAAACTGGAAGCCATCATCACTCCACCTccagcaaagaaagcaaagtcTCCATCACAGAAAAAAACTGTAACAAAGAAAGCAGGCGGCAAGAAAGGGGCAAGGAAATCCAAG AAGAAGCAGGGAGAAGTGAGCAAATCAGCCAGTGCTGACAGTACAACAGAGGGAACTCCTGCAGATGGTTTCACAGTCCTGTCCACCAAAAGTCTGTTTCTTGGCCAGAAG ctgaacCTTATTCACAGTGAAATCAGTAATTTAGCCGGCTTCGAGGTGGAGGCCATTATCAATCCTACCAATGCTGACATTGACCTTAAAGATGACCTAG GGagcactttggaaaagaaaggcGGCAAGGAGTTTGTGGAAGCTGTCATTGAGCTTCGCAAAAAGAACGGGCCGTTGGACATAGCTGGAG CTGTTGTCAGTGCTGGCCACGGATTGCCCGCAAAATTTGTGATCCACTGTAATAGCCCAGGTTGGGGCTCAGACAAATGCGAGGAGCTGCTGGAAAAGACAGTGAAGAACTGCTTGGCTCTGGCTGATGAAAAGAAGCTGAAATCAATTGCATTTCCTTCGATTGGCAGTGGCAG AAACGGCTTCCCAAAGCAAACGGCTGCTCAGCTGATCCTGAAAGCCATCTCCAGCTATTTTGTGTCAACAATGTCCTCTTCAATCAAGACGGTGTATTTTGTGCTCTTTGACAGTGAGAGTATAGGGATATATGTGCAGGAAATGGCCAAACTAGATGCCAACTAA
- the MACROH2A1 gene encoding core histone macro-H2A.1 isoform X5, which translates to MSSRGGKKKSTKTSRSAKAGVIFPVGRMLRYIKKGHPKYRIGVGAPVYMAAVLEYLTAEILELAGNAARDNKKGRVTPRHILLAVANDEELNQLLKGVTIASGGVLPNIHPELLAKKRGSKGKLEAIITPPPAKKAKSPSQKKTVTKKAGGKKGARKSKKQGEVSKSASADSTTEGTPADGFTVLSTKSLFLGQKLQVVQADIATIDSDAVVHPTNSDFYTGGEVGSTLEKKGGKEFVEAVIELRKKNGPLDIAGAVVSAGHGLPAKFVIHCNSPGWGSDKCEELLEKTVKNCLALADEKKLKSIAFPSIGSGRNGFPKQTAAQLILKAISSYFVSTMSSSIKTVYFVLFDSESIGIYVQEMAKLDAN; encoded by the exons ATGTCCAGCAGGGGTGGAAAGAAGAAGTCAACCAAGACTTCCCGCTCCGCAAAGGCTGGGGTCATATTTCCTGTTGGAAGAATGCTACGTTATATTAAGAAAGGTCACCCAAAGTACAGAATTGGTGTTGGTGCTCCAGTGTACATGGCTGCTGTACTTGAATATCTGACTG CGGAAATTCTTGAATTGGCTGGAAATGCAGcaagggacaacaagaagggtcGCGTCACTCCTAGACACATCCTGTTGGCTGTAGCAAATGATGAAGAATTAAATCAG cttttgaaAGGAGTCACCATAGCCAGTGGTGGAGTGTTACCCAATATTCACCCAGAGCTTTTGGCAAAGAAGCGAGGATCAAAAGGAAAACTGGAAGCCATCATCACTCCACCTccagcaaagaaagcaaagtcTCCATCACAGAAAAAAACTGTAACAAAGAAAGCAGGCGGCAAGAAAGGGGCAAGGAAATCCAAG AAGCAGGGAGAAGTGAGCAAATCAGCCAGTGCTGACAGTACAACAGAGGGAACTCCTGCAGATGGTTTCACAGTCCTGTCCACCAAAAGTCTGTTTCTTGGCCAGAAG TTGCAAGTTGTACAGGCTGACATTGCCACGATCGACAGTGATGCTGTCGTTCACCCGACAAACTCTGACTTCTACACCGGTGGTGAAGTAG GGagcactttggaaaagaaaggcGGCAAGGAGTTTGTGGAAGCTGTCATTGAGCTTCGCAAAAAGAACGGGCCGTTGGACATAGCTGGAG CTGTTGTCAGTGCTGGCCACGGATTGCCCGCAAAATTTGTGATCCACTGTAATAGCCCAGGTTGGGGCTCAGACAAATGCGAGGAGCTGCTGGAAAAGACAGTGAAGAACTGCTTGGCTCTGGCTGATGAAAAGAAGCTGAAATCAATTGCATTTCCTTCGATTGGCAGTGGCAG AAACGGCTTCCCAAAGCAAACGGCTGCTCAGCTGATCCTGAAAGCCATCTCCAGCTATTTTGTGTCAACAATGTCCTCTTCAATCAAGACGGTGTATTTTGTGCTCTTTGACAGTGAGAGTATAGGGATATATGTGCAGGAAATGGCCAAACTAGATGCCAACTAA
- the MACROH2A1 gene encoding core histone macro-H2A.1 isoform X3 encodes MSSRGGKKKSTKTSRSAKAGVIFPVGRMLRYIKKGHPKYRIGVGAPVYMAAVLEYLTAEILELAGNAARDNKKGRVTPRHILLAVANDEELNQLLKGVTIASGGVLPNIHPELLAKKRGSKGKLEAIITPPPAKKAKSPSQKKTVTKKAGGKKGARKSKKQGEVSKSASADSTTEGTPADGFTVLSTKSLFLGQKLNLIHSEISNLAGFEVEAIINPTNADIDLKDDLGSTLEKKGGKEFVEAVIELRKKNGPLDIAGAVVSAGHGLPAKFVIHCNSPGWGSDKCEELLEKTVKNCLALADEKKLKSIAFPSIGSGRNGFPKQTAAQLILKAISSYFVSTMSSSIKTVYFVLFDSESIGIYVQEMAKLDAN; translated from the exons ATGTCCAGCAGGGGTGGAAAGAAGAAGTCAACCAAGACTTCCCGCTCCGCAAAGGCTGGGGTCATATTTCCTGTTGGAAGAATGCTACGTTATATTAAGAAAGGTCACCCAAAGTACAGAATTGGTGTTGGTGCTCCAGTGTACATGGCTGCTGTACTTGAATATCTGACTG CGGAAATTCTTGAATTGGCTGGAAATGCAGcaagggacaacaagaagggtcGCGTCACTCCTAGACACATCCTGTTGGCTGTAGCAAATGATGAAGAATTAAATCAG cttttgaaAGGAGTCACCATAGCCAGTGGTGGAGTGTTACCCAATATTCACCCAGAGCTTTTGGCAAAGAAGCGAGGATCAAAAGGAAAACTGGAAGCCATCATCACTCCACCTccagcaaagaaagcaaagtcTCCATCACAGAAAAAAACTGTAACAAAGAAAGCAGGCGGCAAGAAAGGGGCAAGGAAATCCAAG AAGCAGGGAGAAGTGAGCAAATCAGCCAGTGCTGACAGTACAACAGAGGGAACTCCTGCAGATGGTTTCACAGTCCTGTCCACCAAAAGTCTGTTTCTTGGCCAGAAG ctgaacCTTATTCACAGTGAAATCAGTAATTTAGCCGGCTTCGAGGTGGAGGCCATTATCAATCCTACCAATGCTGACATTGACCTTAAAGATGACCTAG GGagcactttggaaaagaaaggcGGCAAGGAGTTTGTGGAAGCTGTCATTGAGCTTCGCAAAAAGAACGGGCCGTTGGACATAGCTGGAG CTGTTGTCAGTGCTGGCCACGGATTGCCCGCAAAATTTGTGATCCACTGTAATAGCCCAGGTTGGGGCTCAGACAAATGCGAGGAGCTGCTGGAAAAGACAGTGAAGAACTGCTTGGCTCTGGCTGATGAAAAGAAGCTGAAATCAATTGCATTTCCTTCGATTGGCAGTGGCAG AAACGGCTTCCCAAAGCAAACGGCTGCTCAGCTGATCCTGAAAGCCATCTCCAGCTATTTTGTGTCAACAATGTCCTCTTCAATCAAGACGGTGTATTTTGTGCTCTTTGACAGTGAGAGTATAGGGATATATGTGCAGGAAATGGCCAAACTAGATGCCAACTAA
- the MACROH2A1 gene encoding core histone macro-H2A.1 isoform X1 translates to MSSRGGKKKSTKTSRSAKAGVIFPVGRMLRYIKKGHPKYRIGVGAPVYMAAVLEYLTAEILELAGNAARDNKKGRVTPRHILLAVANDEELNQLLKGVTIASGGVLPNIHPELLAKKRGSKGKLEAIITPPPAKKAKSPSQKKTVTKKAGGKKGARKSKLQVVQADIATIDSDAVVHPTNSDFYTGGEVGSTLEKKGGKEFVEAVIELRKKNGPLDIAGAVVSAGHGLPAKFVIHCNSPGWGSDKCEELLEKTVKNCLALADEKKLKSIAFPSIGSGRNGFPKQTAAQLILKAISSYFVSTMSSSIKTVYFVLFDSESIGIYVQEMAKLDAN, encoded by the exons ATGTCCAGCAGGGGTGGAAAGAAGAAGTCAACCAAGACTTCCCGCTCCGCAAAGGCTGGGGTCATATTTCCTGTTGGAAGAATGCTACGTTATATTAAGAAAGGTCACCCAAAGTACAGAATTGGTGTTGGTGCTCCAGTGTACATGGCTGCTGTACTTGAATATCTGACTG CGGAAATTCTTGAATTGGCTGGAAATGCAGcaagggacaacaagaagggtcGCGTCACTCCTAGACACATCCTGTTGGCTGTAGCAAATGATGAAGAATTAAATCAG cttttgaaAGGAGTCACCATAGCCAGTGGTGGAGTGTTACCCAATATTCACCCAGAGCTTTTGGCAAAGAAGCGAGGATCAAAAGGAAAACTGGAAGCCATCATCACTCCACCTccagcaaagaaagcaaagtcTCCATCACAGAAAAAAACTGTAACAAAGAAAGCAGGCGGCAAGAAAGGGGCAAGGAAATCCAAG TTGCAAGTTGTACAGGCTGACATTGCCACGATCGACAGTGATGCTGTCGTTCACCCGACAAACTCTGACTTCTACACCGGTGGTGAAGTAG GGagcactttggaaaagaaaggcGGCAAGGAGTTTGTGGAAGCTGTCATTGAGCTTCGCAAAAAGAACGGGCCGTTGGACATAGCTGGAG CTGTTGTCAGTGCTGGCCACGGATTGCCCGCAAAATTTGTGATCCACTGTAATAGCCCAGGTTGGGGCTCAGACAAATGCGAGGAGCTGCTGGAAAAGACAGTGAAGAACTGCTTGGCTCTGGCTGATGAAAAGAAGCTGAAATCAATTGCATTTCCTTCGATTGGCAGTGGCAG AAACGGCTTCCCAAAGCAAACGGCTGCTCAGCTGATCCTGAAAGCCATCTCCAGCTATTTTGTGTCAACAATGTCCTCTTCAATCAAGACGGTGTATTTTGTGCTCTTTGACAGTGAGAGTATAGGGATATATGTGCAGGAAATGGCCAAACTAGATGCCAACTAA